ATCCTGAGCCTTCTTGGGGACGTGGTCCAGTTTTTCCGCCGGGTGCCCCTCGCCGAGTTCCTCTTCGCCCCCGAGTGGACCCCCCTTTTCGCCGAGCCCCGGTACGGCATCGCCCCCCTCCTCGCCGGCACCTTTCTGGTGACGGCCATCGCCCTCTTCGTGGCCGTACCGTTGGGCCTCGCCCTCGCCGTTTACGTTTCCGAGTACCTGCCTTCGGACAAGCGGGCCCGGGTGCTCGGGGTGCTGGAGCTCTTTGAGGGCATCCCCACGGTGGTCTTCGGCTACTTCGCCCTTCTTTTCGTCACCCCCCTCTTGCAAAAGGTCATCCCCGGTCTAAGCCTTTTCAACCCCCTTTCGGCGGGTCTGGTGATGGGCTTCGCCATCCTGCCCTACGTCTCCAACGTGGCCGCCGACGCCATGCAGTCCGTGCCCCGGAGCATCCGGGAAGCGGCCTACGCCCTGGGGGCGAGGCCCTACGAGGTGGCCCTCAGGGTGGTCCTCCCGGCGGCCCTTTCCGGCGTGATCGCCGCCATCATCCTCGCCTCAAGCCGCGCCATCGGGGAGACCATGATCGTGGCCATCGCCGCCGGGCAACGCCCCACCCTCACCCTGGACCCCCGGGAGACCATCGCCACCATGACGAGCTACATCGTCCAGGCGGCCACCGGGGACCAGCCCGTGGGCTCCACCGCCTACTACGCCCTCTTCGCCGTGGGCTTCACCCTCTTCTTCCTCACCCTCCTCCTCAACGTCCTGGCCCAGTACATCGTGGAACGCTACCGGGAGCGGTATGAATAGGACCCCTACCCCAGAAGCCTTCGGTCAAGACCCCTGGAAGGCCCGCATTGACCGGGTCTTCGCCCGGGCCCTCGTCCTCCCCCTCCTCCTGGCCCTAGGGCTTCTCGCCCTCCTCCTCGGGGACACCCTCTACCGCAGCGTTTCCGTCCAGGTGGTGCGGGCCGACATGGGGCC
This region of Thermus thermophilus genomic DNA includes:
- the pstC gene encoding phosphate ABC transporter permease subunit PstC, encoding MEILKQRPSRHPAERLTFLVLLLLSSVTLLTTLGVILSLLGDVVQFFRRVPLAEFLFAPEWTPLFAEPRYGIAPLLAGTFLVTAIALFVAVPLGLALAVYVSEYLPSDKRARVLGVLELFEGIPTVVFGYFALLFVTPLLQKVIPGLSLFNPLSAGLVMGFAILPYVSNVAADAMQSVPRSIREAAYALGARPYEVALRVVLPAALSGVIAAIILASSRAIGETMIVAIAAGQRPTLTLDPRETIATMTSYIVQAATGDQPVGSTAYYALFAVGFTLFFLTLLLNVLAQYIVERYRERYE